A stretch of Roseibium porphyridii DNA encodes these proteins:
- a CDS encoding thiol-disulfide oxidoreductase DCC family protein — protein MTSCSHSDETIPGQLPQGNLIVFDGICLVCSGFARFMARHDKTADFRFVDAQSETGRSLYEKYGLDADLMETNIVIVDGQAYTKMASFTAAMHSIGWPWKLLTVFDFLPIGVGNWLYDRIAQNRYRLGRRACPLPSKELKDRLID, from the coding sequence ATGACATCTTGCAGTCACTCCGACGAGACCATTCCCGGGCAACTGCCGCAAGGCAATCTGATCGTTTTTGACGGTATCTGCCTGGTCTGCTCCGGGTTTGCGCGTTTCATGGCACGACACGACAAAACCGCGGATTTCAGGTTCGTTGACGCGCAGTCTGAAACCGGCCGCTCACTTTACGAAAAATATGGCCTTGATGCCGACCTCATGGAGACGAATATCGTCATAGTCGACGGTCAAGCCTACACAAAGATGGCCTCGTTCACCGCAGCCATGCACAGCATCGGATGGCCCTGGAAGCTGCTGACTGTTTTTGATTTTCTGCCCATCGGTGTTGGAAACTGGCTTTATGACCGGATTGCGCAAAACCGCTATCGTCTTGGACGCCGTGCATGCCCCCTTCCCTCAAAAGAGTTGAAAGACAGGCTGATTGACTGA
- a CDS encoding GTP-binding protein yields the protein MLDKRLPVTVLSGFLGAGKTTLLNRVLNNREGLKVAVIVNDMSEVNIDADLVRAGGSELSQTEETLVEMSNGCICCTLRDDLLIEVQRLASENKFDYLLIESTGISEPLPVAATFEFRDEAGQSLSDVARLDTMVTVVDAVNLLNDFSSHDFLRDRGEVLGDEDERTLVHLLTDQIEFADVVVLNKVSAARPEQVDAARKIIRSLNADTRILEVDYSDIHPSEVLDTKLFDFQKAHEHPLWAKELYGFAEHVPETEEYGVTSFVYRARRPFDPVKIHKVLNSPLEGVIRAKGHFWIATRPEWVAEFSLAGALSSVSPIGTWWASVPPSQWPQDPRAQAYARSNWVEPFGDRRQELVFIGSGIDWPTIKERLDQCLLDESAGDDLNSFQQLPDPFPRWRRVEEAA from the coding sequence ATGTTAGATAAACGCTTACCCGTCACCGTGCTGTCGGGATTTCTCGGCGCTGGAAAAACCACACTTCTCAATCGCGTACTCAACAATCGCGAAGGTCTCAAGGTTGCGGTCATCGTCAATGACATGTCCGAAGTCAATATCGACGCCGATCTTGTGCGTGCCGGCGGCTCAGAGCTTAGCCAGACCGAAGAGACCCTTGTTGAAATGTCTAACGGCTGCATTTGCTGCACATTGCGTGATGATCTTTTGATCGAAGTTCAGCGGTTGGCATCTGAGAACAAATTCGACTATCTCCTGATTGAATCGACGGGCATTTCAGAGCCTTTGCCGGTGGCGGCGACTTTCGAGTTTCGCGATGAAGCAGGGCAGAGCCTGTCTGATGTTGCCCGACTTGATACCATGGTTACGGTTGTCGATGCGGTCAATCTGCTGAACGATTTCTCAAGTCACGATTTTCTGCGCGACAGAGGCGAGGTCCTTGGAGACGAAGATGAACGCACACTCGTGCATCTTCTTACCGACCAGATAGAATTTGCAGATGTTGTTGTTCTCAACAAAGTCAGCGCCGCACGGCCGGAACAGGTTGATGCCGCCCGTAAGATCATCCGGAGCCTCAATGCAGACACCCGGATCCTTGAGGTGGATTATAGCGATATCCATCCCTCGGAAGTGCTCGATACAAAACTGTTCGACTTTCAAAAGGCGCACGAACACCCCTTATGGGCAAAGGAACTTTATGGGTTCGCGGAACATGTGCCAGAGACAGAAGAATACGGTGTCACATCCTTCGTCTACAGAGCCCGTCGTCCTTTCGATCCTGTGAAAATCCATAAGGTGCTCAATAGCCCGCTTGAAGGCGTCATCCGTGCCAAAGGGCATTTTTGGATCGCCACACGGCCGGAATGGGTCGCCGAGTTCTCACTGGCCGGGGCACTCTCCAGCGTGAGCCCGATCGGAACCTGGTGGGCATCCGTCCCGCCGAGCCAATGGCCTCAGGATCCGCGGGCGCAAGCCTATGCTCGGTCCAATTGGGTCGAGCCCTTTGGGGACCGGCGTCAGGAGTTGGTGTTTATCGGCTCCGGTATCGACTGGCCAACGATCAAGGAACGACTGGACCAATGTCTGCTTGACGAAAGTGCCGGTGATGATCTGAATTCATTCCAGCAATTGCCGGATCCCTTTCCGCGCTGGCGCCGGGTGGAAGAAGCAGCATGA
- a CDS encoding DUF1826 domain-containing protein, with protein sequence MTILEAMDDTPYRVASDVMSGPEPEILADIHLRGVAASIWNRTCEPAFVDWIDGLPVESLPELRTTVPVHLAEAAAIAACEQAKIPSSSERDILTGDIAALAMMLSKTLDVRQMRIRLDVSDEMMCPKFHMDNVPARLLCTYRGPGTDYVPQEDLSEPSRIKSVKRGAVALFRGSAWSGEERTGLLHRSPAVDESVGARLLLVIDPID encoded by the coding sequence ATGACTATCCTGGAAGCGATGGATGATACGCCCTATCGAGTGGCAAGCGATGTCATGAGTGGGCCTGAACCGGAGATCCTCGCAGATATCCATCTGCGCGGGGTGGCTGCGTCGATCTGGAACAGGACTTGCGAACCTGCATTTGTGGACTGGATTGACGGATTGCCGGTGGAAAGCCTGCCGGAGTTAAGGACGACCGTGCCGGTTCATTTGGCGGAAGCGGCTGCGATTGCCGCCTGCGAACAGGCAAAAATCCCATCAAGTTCTGAACGCGACATCTTGACCGGTGATATTGCCGCATTGGCAATGATGCTGAGCAAAACGCTGGACGTCCGACAGATGCGGATCCGCCTGGATGTATCAGACGAAATGATGTGCCCGAAATTTCATATGGACAATGTTCCGGCGCGTTTGCTTTGCACTTACCGGGGGCCCGGCACGGACTATGTCCCGCAGGAAGACCTGTCCGAACCGTCACGCATCAAAAGTGTGAAACGCGGCGCAGTCGCCCTTTTTCGTGGCAGTGCATGGTCCGGTGAGGAGCGAACTGGGCTTTTGCACCGATCTCCTGCTGTCGATGAAAGCGTAGGAGCAAGACTGCTTCTCGTGATCGATCCGATCGACTGA
- the serA gene encoding phosphoglycerate dehydrogenase, whose protein sequence is MIHGLSRPKNQIRWLLLEGISPTARAVLEKNGYTNVEVLPGALEQDALIEKLQGVQILGIRSRTQVTEAVLEAAKSLVAVGCFSVGTNQVDLSATLNRGIPVFNAPFSNTRSVAELTIAEIVMLMRGVFPKSTAAHEGRWLKSAVGSHEIRGKTLGIVGYGNIGTQLSNLAEAMGLRVIYFDLVDKLQHGNVIPTDSLDALLGESDVVSLHVPDTPGTRNMFKAEQIAAMKKGAFLINNARGQVIDIDALADALKSGHLAGAAIDVFPVEPKSNKDEFISPLRGLNNVILTPHVGGSTEEAQDRIGEEVSKRLVEYSDVGSTIGAVSFPQVQLSRGSDATRFIQVHHNAPGAMRTLNDLFTRHNLNIFSQHMQSHQDIGYVVLDVDTPVEQPVEILEEIRSLPNTIRARLLNRV, encoded by the coding sequence ATGATTCATGGTCTTTCCCGGCCGAAAAATCAGATCCGCTGGCTGCTGCTTGAAGGCATTTCGCCGACAGCGCGCGCGGTTCTTGAAAAGAACGGCTACACCAATGTGGAAGTCCTGCCGGGGGCCCTGGAGCAGGATGCCCTTATCGAGAAGCTGCAGGGTGTCCAGATCCTCGGTATTCGCTCTCGAACGCAAGTAACTGAAGCCGTTCTCGAGGCAGCCAAGAGCCTTGTCGCCGTCGGTTGTTTTTCGGTTGGCACCAACCAGGTTGATCTTTCTGCCACGTTGAACCGTGGCATACCGGTCTTCAACGCCCCATTTTCCAACACCCGTTCAGTCGCGGAGCTGACGATTGCCGAGATCGTCATGCTGATGCGTGGCGTTTTCCCGAAATCGACCGCAGCCCATGAAGGCCGCTGGCTGAAAAGCGCGGTCGGATCCCACGAAATTCGCGGCAAGACGCTCGGGATCGTCGGCTACGGCAATATCGGTACACAGCTTTCCAACCTTGCTGAAGCCATGGGCCTCAGGGTCATCTATTTCGACCTGGTCGACAAACTCCAGCATGGCAACGTCATACCGACCGATAGCCTGGATGCGCTGCTTGGTGAATCGGACGTGGTGTCCCTTCACGTTCCCGATACGCCCGGTACACGCAACATGTTCAAGGCCGAACAGATCGCTGCCATGAAAAAGGGTGCATTCCTGATCAACAACGCCCGTGGTCAGGTGATCGATATTGACGCTCTTGCCGATGCTCTGAAGTCAGGCCATCTGGCCGGCGCTGCGATTGACGTTTTCCCGGTTGAGCCAAAATCCAACAAGGATGAGTTCATTTCTCCGCTGCGCGGCCTGAACAATGTCATTCTGACCCCGCATGTTGGCGGTTCGACAGAAGAAGCCCAGGACCGGATTGGGGAAGAAGTCTCCAAGCGTCTGGTGGAATACTCAGATGTCGGCTCCACAATCGGTGCGGTTTCCTTCCCGCAGGTGCAGCTCTCAAGAGGCTCGGACGCGACGCGTTTCATTCAGGTGCACCACAATGCACCCGGAGCCATGAGAACTTTGAACGACCTCTTTACCCGGCACAACCTCAACATCTTCTCTCAGCACATGCAGTCCCATCAGGACATCGGTTATGTGGTTCTGGACGTCGACACGCCGGTCGAGCAGCCGGTCGAAATCCTGGAAGAAATTCGCAGCCTGCCCAACACGATCAGAGCAAGGTTGCTCAACCGCGTCTGA
- a CDS encoding helix-turn-helix domain-containing protein, with translation MSSSDDSDRIFKALADRRRRRMLDLLKGGPQTTGALCSAFPELDRCTVMQHMRVLEAADLIIVQRKGRERWNHLNVLPIRDIYARWIGEYAESAVELMAKLRTDLETPAN, from the coding sequence ATGTCAAGCAGCGATGATTCAGACCGAATATTCAAGGCCCTGGCCGATAGACGCAGACGACGGATGCTGGATCTTCTGAAAGGCGGCCCTCAAACGACAGGTGCACTCTGTTCCGCCTTCCCTGAGCTGGATCGCTGCACGGTCATGCAGCACATGCGTGTTCTGGAAGCTGCCGATCTCATCATCGTTCAGCGCAAGGGGCGCGAACGCTGGAATCATCTCAATGTACTGCCGATCAGAGACATCTATGCCCGCTGGATCGGCGAATATGCCGAAAGCGCTGTCGAGTTGATGGCGAAGCTCCGCACAGACCTTGAGACCCCGGCGAATTGA
- a CDS encoding SRPBCC family protein gives MSVVQIDLAKECQAPAEHLWDILVSPRLWWGAGVVLDPVSGGRFYEPWKDVAGEHHTHGRVLEIKAPNFLLLKWWDEDWSFETEVSFQISALKAGSHIRLVHSGWQAAPEAEQRDLIAAHRQGWSYHLENLVTFAGKN, from the coding sequence ATGTCTGTTGTTCAAATCGACCTTGCAAAAGAGTGCCAGGCACCTGCGGAGCACCTTTGGGACATTCTTGTAAGCCCGCGCCTCTGGTGGGGGGCGGGGGTTGTTCTGGACCCGGTTTCCGGCGGCAGGTTTTATGAGCCCTGGAAAGATGTAGCCGGTGAGCACCATACCCACGGGCGCGTTCTTGAGATCAAGGCGCCGAATTTCCTGTTGCTGAAATGGTGGGATGAAGACTGGTCATTTGAGACTGAAGTCAGCTTCCAGATCTCAGCTTTGAAGGCGGGGAGCCATATCAGGCTTGTTCACAGTGGGTGGCAAGCTGCGCCGGAAGCAGAGCAACGAGACTTGATAGCGGCGCACAGGCAAGGGTGGAGTTATCACCTTGAAAACCTGGTGACCTTTGCCGGCAAAAACTGA